GAACATGCATCTACCGTGTCACAAAATTTTAATATAAATTTAATTTGCAACTGAGAAGCGAAAGGACAGATCATGCTATGAACAATTGTTTATTCAAAATCGGTTGTAAATTAGGGCCATCAACACCACCACAATTTTATTTCTTATTTTTGTATCTCAAATTATGAATTGAACTTGTAGTGAAATTGTATGCCATGTTAAATGTATCCAGCGTGTATGTACTcgatttttttcagtttttttgtgaACTTTTGATATGTGTTTTTGGCTTTTGATGCACCGGTTGTACAGAAATTCTAGGCGGATAGGATACTCTCCAAGAGCTGGTCATGGCAGAGAATGTATTCTGTGCACCAAGAGCTCTTGTACAGCCGATGCACCAGAACATAAAAATCAATACTAAAAGTTCTAAGAAACAATTCAGTTAGAAGTTCAACTCAAGGCTTGATCAGTAAATTCAGTTAGAACATAAATGACAAATTTGGTTGTGGTAGTGTTAATTGCACAGTACATAGCGCAATTTGATTAAACTACCATATGTAGCATGATTGAGCTTTATTTGTTTCTCACGTTGTGACTTGAATTTGCATTTTCTGAAAGTTTTATTATATAGATCTATAATGTAGGGTGCACCAGTTGCACAAGAACTAATGTGCACAGGATACTCCCTCGGTCATGGCAAGTTGGCAACTCAGAACGTATCCTCCTCTGCACCCATGGTTTCTATGCAACCTGTGCACCCAATTAGAAAAACACATTACAGGTTTCCAAAAAAAATGAAAATAGTTTAGCATAAAGAGACAACATAGGTATGCTTAGATAGGTAACAATAACTAGCTGATGGTTTCCGTAATTTGTTAAACGAAACAATCTTCTGATGATTGCTTGCTTTTAACAGCTAAAACACTTCCAGTAGGACTAAATTGTTTTGGGTAAACCTCCTTCATTTTCTGAAAGAACTATATAGATTTCGAGATTTATGCTATAATTTACCTTCCAACTCTATATCATAAAATTAGTCTTACCATGATTCACTAGTTACAGGGTAGCTATACTAGTTGCCTGAAATCATACAGATCAAATAGCAGTCCATGGTCCATAACATGCTTATGAATCGGCTAAGTAAATAAGTACAAAAACGATATGAAAAACGCTTGTACTGTTTACAAGTCAATGTCACTGAAGTACGCACTTACAGATCTATAATCTATTCTTATAGTGGCGTGTACATTCACATTATCAGATAAGCACCAGTAGATTGAGTCGGGCAGAGGAGAGATCATGAGAGAAATGATGCGGAGACGTGCAACTTTTAGCATTCAACGACGACGTCGGCATCATATCATCGTATAGCAAAATAGCACATCAAACGGCGACAGTTGAAACATGAGGCGTTCTAAATGGTAACAATGCAACGTTTTCTTAAGACTGACAGCATTCTCCCAAGAGGAAAATACTGTATGAAGCATCCTCAAGTTACATTAACAAgtatagtacttaaaataaaatTTGAACTCGCATAGATTAAGGTAACAAAAAAAAAATTACACCTCCACCAATCTTCCTGCTTCCTCATGGCTTCTTTTCAGAGTCCTTCGCCTGCTCCTCCTTGCTCAGCACCTCTGCGGCAGCAAGCATCATGTCCACGAGACGTGTCATGAAAGATGCGGGTGAGGGGAAGGCACTGCCTTCCTCATTATCTGTCGAACCGCTGGGTACAGAGTTGTTGGGGTCAGTGGTCGTGGCCACAGCCGGCTGCACAGCAGTCCCTTTTCTTGCAGTCCACTTTCGCGGTTTCCGCCTCGTCCTGTCCAGCCAACGTCTCACCTCGTTGGCGACATGTTTAGGAGCAGATGGGCAGGCCCTTACCCTGCTGCTGCCACCAGCAACATGATGCTTGAGGCTGGTGACGCCGCCGCTGCGCCCAACCATGGGGCAGTACTTGCACTGCCAGTTTCTGTTTCCGTCAATGATGGTACCATGCTGCCATCCCTTTCGATCCCTGATTTTCAACGAACCCTGTGCGCTCTGCAAAATTCAGGAGTGTTAGAGAGTTGTACAGATCAGATCAGGTtccattcgcaaaaaaaaaaaaaaaatcagatCAGGTTCTCTCTGCTGCAATCTAAAAAAGACTGCCATGCCAGAGCTGGAGCACACGAGATTTTTGTCTATTGGTTTTGCGAGCTGTTTTCCCCCATAATGCTAactagttcagggattggatggaaATTCACGGCAAGCCTTTTTATTCAGTCCACAGAGTTGAATGACAAAATCTATCAGAAATCTGCAAGATCTGGAGTTCTTCGAGACAAAAAAAAATAAGGCAAAAATTACCCAGAACAAGAAATCATCTCAAGAAACATCACAGAAAAAAATAGCCCTAGAATCCACTAGCACAGAATTGCAACGCAGAAGATAAAAAGCGCATAAAGCTTTTCTACCAACAGAATCGGTCCTACAAGCGAGAATTCGACAGGATCATACCTGCTGCTCCGGGGTGGTCTCTGGAGCCGCCCGCCGGGGCCTCTTGCAGGGCCGTACTGAATCTGAATCTGAATCGTCGGACAGCGACTCCGAGCAGCGCAtcttctccttccccttgttgttcTGTTtgtcagccatctacaaaagtttcGATCAAGAAACGAGGATCCTGCATCAAATCCAACCGAAACTGTCACTACTACGATCACTATCCACTACCCAACGAAAGATAATTAGAAGACGAATTTGCAACCTGAACAGAAAGTGTAGGAGAGGAGGGCTGGCGATAGATGATCCGGCAATGCCTGGTGACAAACTTGGCGCCTAGCATCCCCTTTTAAAGTCCCAGGAGTATTGCCTTTCCATTCCTGACTATGAATTCAGCACCGGGCGCCAGATGTGTTTTCTTCTAAATCTGTTTGCGCGCCTGTGTTTCTTTCTACGTACAGATTAGCAGTCCTGTATCTTGTGGTAAGCTTTAATTTCCTGCCTGGAATTATTAACGGCTACTTCTACAGAGCACCCGGATCCGTGACGTGGACAAGTTATCTTTTCAAGGTGCGTGTATAATGTATCCAATCTTTGGTGTTTCTACGCTCTCCCTCCGTATCAAGTGCTTACAGTGGTATTTTTCGTATAAAAAATCGGTGGGCTTTGGAAGGAAGGCAGTAAAGTTTTTCCTTCCATCGTTTCGTACCAACAAATTAGAGGTGGAGGCCTCCCATCTCAAGCTGTCTCTTTGGTTAAAAAGTTGGGGTGTTAATTGATATGGACAACTTTCGCAAAAAAAATGATATGGACAAAACTGAAGCTAACTTGCTTGGCTGGACGTGACAGACTGATTGTTAACAGATTGGCCTGAACCAAAAATGATTACTGGAAACAGCATGGAGATGTTGCAGCACACTTTCTTGTGTGCAATTTTTGGACTCAACCTGATTTACATGATTATGGAAATGTGAAAAAACCACTTGCTTACAAGTCAAGCTACAAGAAGGATACAAGCGGGAGATGCCAATACATTCACAGTACTGAGAACTTCTGACCGTTCTTCCTCAAGTAATTATCCTTGTGAACTGTTTGATACGGAAGAACATGCTACAAGGTTAAACCTCAAAATAACTAGGCTGCCGGGACATATTTTTTAAAGGACAGATTTACTTTTTATAAAAAATTTAAGCTGTTGACGTCGCAAATGGTTGTTGACATGTACTAGGATctttactcctaatggagcagttggtagcctgATATTTCGGTTTTATTTTGGTACTCCGGTTTTATTtttgtcccacctcccaccacctcCTTCTATTGGTTTATTTTTTCCTCCCTTctcacaaaacaaaaaaaaatctaaacatatcagaattttccatgcgggtgcaaattatttagtaatgtatttatgtgaaagaatcaatcacgatcaatctttaaaaccaaatctaaattaattaatcttatcTATTTATCACATTAATTAATATTTCCATACATCATAATAATTACATTAATCGAAATACCACACGTTGTGCAATCACATCTCTAATCCTAAAGGGGAGTCTGCAATCGTTTCGTTCTTCTCATTTGCTTCCTGTTTTAGCGCGAAAGTCGAGCGATTTTTTGTTGAAAAGAACCACCTGGCCAACAAAATTGCCAGAAAAGACCCCCTCTGAATGCAATTGACAGAAAAGACCCCCTCGACCGTGGCGGCAGGCGCGCCAgctgacacgtggcacctgccgccacatgCGGAGGCGGCAGCCCCTGCCGCCACTGGACCAGGCGGCAGGCACCACGTAACGGATTTTCGGCCGAGCGCGGGAGATGGAACGGAAAGGGTGACAGGAGGTGGGCCCCGCCGCCTTTGAGAGTGGCGGCACCTTTTTTTTGGCCTGACAGACGATTAGACAGCGCACGCCATCTCCTCTGTATATATAGAATATTTAAAAGAGAGAGCATGCATCTATGCGACGTGGTGTACACGAACTAGAAATCTGGCTA
The Triticum dicoccoides isolate Atlit2015 ecotype Zavitan chromosome 3A, WEW_v2.0, whole genome shotgun sequence genome window above contains:
- the LOC119272530 gene encoding uncharacterized protein LOC119272530; the encoded protein is MADKQNNKGKEKMRCSESLSDDSDSDSVRPCKRPRRAAPETTPEQQSAQGSLKIRDRKGWQHGTIIDGNRNWQCKYCPMVGRSGGVTSLKHHVAGGSSRVRACPSAPKHVANEVRRWLDRTRRKPRKWTARKGTAVQPAVATTTDPNNSVPSGSTDNEEGSAFPSPASFMTRLVDMMLAAAEVLSKEEQAKDSEKKP